The Megalobrama amblycephala isolate DHTTF-2021 linkage group LG8, ASM1881202v1, whole genome shotgun sequence region TTCCACTGAGACACTAAACAAAACCCAACGGACCAAACAGAACCTAGACATGGAAATTACACAGCAGACCGGCCAAAACTCATTTCTCTCTGTATGATGTtctcgcgcacacacacacacacacacacacacaaagagagagagaggttaaAACAGGACAGGTCACATCTCTGCCTGAGTGTTTTCATCTGTTGTCATTTGTATGTCCTACTGTGAGAAAAGGTTACTATATTTGGCAATCAATATTGAGTGTGTTGTCCATCATCAACAGTTAGTTCTGGTCCTCTaatctgattggtcaaactAGATTGTTATAACAGTCGAACGACACTGTGACTGTTTCACTCCGTTTGTGTTCGTTCCAGACTGTCTGTCAGTCTGTGTATCAGTGGCGTGATTTATGACACTTTCTGCAAGTTACAgagttacaccagtaggtggcaacatGTGACTGTCTCTATGAGAAAATGATTTATATCAATTATTCAACcaatttgtttaaaggtgcagtgtgtaaattttagtggcatctagtggtgaggttgTGAACTGCAACCAACGGcgctcacccctccctttcgaagCACATAGAGAAGCTATGGTGGCCGTCTGGCCGACACAAGACAGATGTTGTCGTCTGAGACAgaagagagtagccagtcaagcaatgaggtctcttcttacttctaacaaagaatgGTCTGTGCTTCTGATAAACCAGatgactactactactactaattcTTCATGTGTATTCAACGTAGTgatgatgcaagctgcctctaaaacaAGAATGATTTAGAAGAACAACATAGTGACTAAACGCAATCCGTAGAacagtttgtccgtttagggctactgtagaaacatgccagTGCAAAATGGTGGcttaacatgtaaggggacccacagtgtatgtagatagaaatggaaaacatagttatgtatattgcatttctgtcaatagatcctcccaaattttacacactgcacttttaaaaacattgaagCAATTACAAACAAAACCAGTGAGTCGTTGATTAATTTGTTCAAATGATTAGTTTGAAAACATATGCTGAATTCAGAACAGTATACTACTCTTACTACTTTTATATGTTTCTATGGCAGAAATAGTAAGAGTAGAATGCTAGTACTATGTGGTTAAGAATTCAGCAATAATTTAGGAACAATACAAGTAAGTTACAGATTATTAAACTGATTtgtttaacaatatttaaaaaacaaaacaaaacaaaacatagtcattgaattattcactcaACCAATTCGCTGTAACACAACTTGTGATTTGCAGTGCTTTTTCtgtctttgtttggaactatttttgttgtctgagcaaaaaaatatgaatattttctgTCTAAAATGTGAGTTTTACTTATTGTTTATTGAACTATAAGCAGGGATGGgtaggttacttttaaaatgtatttcactacagattacaaaatacatactttgaaaagtaatttgtaacatatttcattagatTACCCAAGTTGtgtaacttaatctaaatactttaGAATACTTTGAAATACTATTAAGTATGTAAcacaaaaaaggtaattgcgagtttttatctcacaattctgacttttttccacagatttgcatgatataaagtttcaattatgagttataaagtcagaattgcgagaaaagaagtcagaattgtgagatgtaaatttgcaattttccagaaaaaagtcccgcaattctgactttataacttgcaattgtgagttaatccccggtttcacagacaaggatTAAgttagtcctagactaaaatgcatgtttgagctgcatGAAAGCAACGTGTATcgacatattaaaatatgtgtattgacatcttaaaatatgtcagtgccattgttttgtgtcaagatgcacaccagtaattttttttttctatggtacatttataaaagatacttcctaattgaactaagggcTAATCtgggcttaatctaagccctgtctgtgaaaccgggcctatatctcccaattctgactttataaaaacagaattgtaattctgagaaagaaaaaagaaaaaaaaagtctgaattgtgagatgcaaacttgcaattgcaaggaaaacaaatcagaattgtgagataaaaactcacaaaGTACTATcgcaaaacatgaaaacagtcgtggatcattcAGGTAATGACAGGACAGTTAAGATTCATGGGTATTTAAATTTAGAAATGGGGCAATTTTTATAAAGTCGGTCATTTGTTGAgtgtaaacatctgttatgttaaataacgtattcaggacagtactaaataaatataacatgcaattttatGAACCCtctttgttaaaattattaaaatgttgcaTGTTCTGAAAGGGGTATGAACCTTATGAGCAGAAATGTAGCTTAGGATGATTTCGTAGATTGTCAGAGTCAGAGAATCATCAATTGTTGTTTACAATAATTGCTTGTCACagtttacattaatgtttaaatgaaataaatggcattaaaattcaaagtaatcactttgctaatctaaaatactttttggatgtaactgtaatttgattaccacccatttaaaatgtaacctgtaatgaaatacagttactcaaattttgtattttaaatacgcATACTAAGTTACATGTATTTTGTTACTCCCCAACCCTGACTATAAGTAATATCACACAATAGTGCTACTTATAACTCAAATAACTTCAATCTTTCTAATCCTAAcatgacattttttaattagTAAAATCAAAATAAGGAAAGATACTCAATTAAGATGATCTTCAGAGTTGTCACTTTCacatttcagggttttttttctttttcaagtgTTTTATATTACAGATCAACATAGCTATGTGTATAGTGTTGTCTACAGTGATGTAATTTTTGCACTGGATGTGTCAAATCAAATGCTCCAAATCAGTAGCAGCCCAAACACGTGTAGTAGCTACGTCAGAAACAGAATGGGCATCTGTTGCATCTTGGGACTCGAACCTGGATCCCTGTGAGCAGCTCTTGTATCTTATTGCATTCTATATGGAATTTCAAACATGCCCCCAGAACAGCCCCCAAGTTAAAATTTTAACTGGTTAGTGGTTTGGGGACAAATTTATTGATAAACGTCTCCAGATGTAAGCTAAATATGGCTCGTTTTGGGCACAATCTCAAAAAGAAAAGTGtctcaaaaataaagtaaataagtgtttttgaaGTTTTCTTTTAGAGTTAGTCATTATAATGAGctttaaatataaacaacatGGTATGTTCTCAATCACACAAACATATACCATATATATCGGGCCCACAACTGAAGCGGAGCATTATGGGGGATCCCTGTAAACCCTAATAACATGTTTCATGTGATGTGACCCACGTTCTGTTTACTAAGTTGGTGTATATATTTAGGATTGAACGGAAGCAAACTGGTTTTATTGCATTTGCCAGACTAATATCTGCAGAATCGACTCTTACATAACAGAAACGACACAGGGATCCACAGGTCTTTTCCCGTGAGATTTTTCTCATACACTAGTTTCTTGAATCCCAGAGTGTCCATCTGACCTGATCCAGGAACATTTGGGCCATGGAATGACCATTGCTTAGAATTTAGAGGAAAAATATACGTTTTACATTTAGAAGCATCGCCTACATTTCCCACAGACATGGCGGGCGTTTCATTAAACTCAGCCAGCGACGGGTCACTCTGTGACGGGCCGTTCATGGCATGTTTGTTAGTGGTTTGGCTCGGTTTCCTACGTTTAGGTGCATGTGTGTCTGTTTGCCAGCCTGCGGTTGCTGGaacacatgtgtgtgtgtgttggttttGGAATGCAGAAAGGGGCAAGGACGTTACTCGATTCTCAAACCAATCACAAACTCTTGTAACAGTGTGTGTGGGTGACAGTGAGAGTATAAACACACCGGCGACCAGACGGATGACAGACACAGAAGAAACGAACAACACAGACGCCATCGACTGAGAGAAGAACCCACCACCTGAAGAAACATGAAGACCCTGAAGCTCCTCACCATCTGCGCTCTGCTGTCTGTCTGCGCATCTATGGGAGGTGAGACACGCTCAATATAACATCTCGAAGCTCGTTGTGTAAGTGAACCCTTAACGGTGTGTTCTATGTGTGTCTAGTGTACACGGAGCCTGCAGACGATGTGGTGGTCGTGGATGTGGTGGTTCCTCCATCCGGAGCTCCTACTGATACTGCCTCTTCATCAGCATCCTCATCTGCCTCAGACTCTGATTCCGCTTCCTCTTCCTCTGAGTCCGACTCTGCATCTGATTCTGCATCCGACTCCACATCCGACTCCGCATCTGACTCCGCGTCTGATTCTGCCTCAGAttcatcctcatcctcctctGAATCAAACTCTGTCAGCGCTGAAGGTGAGAAACAACCCGTCTCGTGACTATCTGTG contains the following coding sequences:
- the bglapl gene encoding bone gamma-carboxyglutamate (gla) protein, like translates to MKTLKLLTICALLSVCASMGVYTEPADDVVVVDVVVPPSGAPTDTASSSASSSASDSDSASSSSESDSASDSASDSTSDSASDSASDSASDSSSSSSESNSVSAEGTPAPHVLLKRDVAASTAAAPESRNTGGQSESSTAGEFARGV